From one Halomarina ordinaria genomic stretch:
- a CDS encoding sodium:solute symporter family protein, whose product MTDPLALQGGILTLRNVLLVLGLYMVVVLVIAYYANKHLSVEPEDYYLGGGLGTLVLTGTVLATWYSTFAFLGGPGTYYTSGTSWLYFAFFNITGALLIWVVGTRFWLLGQKFGHITPSDLVAGFYEEDDGVRILVAAIAILALVPYAVIQLTGAAQALVGAMGSPQYFTWGVVALMVMVTFYLYVGGLRAVAWIDTLQGAIFMSLLVITAGVVALWAGGIETGFSLALENNEDLWVFTESESPGAWYTGALIWTVAWVFIPHMWQRMLMAKSPKVIAKTSILSGTAALWIITFSAVIIGGVSSGMIPELPDGIPSDGLMTYVYTEIFPAGALFIVVAAFAAGMSTISSQILTSSSIFVRDVVKRPFRPEMASTREGQIGRYFTVVFSAIVLAFALSPAAEQAIIPLATDGVALALLYLPCVVGLFVWEGASTAGAKWSLLLGLVFMQLSIWTPFGAIFPFFGPPVYGLLFATLVYYVVSKVTTPVPMAHQNEYREVLIKGMRVHDPSATDAVPGDD is encoded by the coding sequence ATGACTGACCCCCTCGCGCTGCAGGGGGGAATCCTCACGCTCCGGAACGTCCTGCTGGTCCTCGGGCTCTACATGGTGGTCGTCCTCGTCATCGCCTACTACGCGAACAAGCACCTCAGCGTCGAGCCCGAGGACTACTACCTCGGCGGCGGGCTCGGCACGCTGGTCCTGACGGGGACCGTGCTCGCGACGTGGTACAGCACCTTCGCGTTCCTCGGGGGACCGGGCACCTACTACACGAGCGGGACCTCGTGGCTGTACTTCGCCTTCTTCAACATCACCGGCGCCCTGCTCATCTGGGTGGTCGGGACCCGGTTCTGGCTGCTCGGGCAGAAGTTCGGCCACATCACCCCCTCCGACCTCGTGGCGGGGTTCTACGAGGAGGACGACGGCGTCCGGATACTCGTCGCGGCCATCGCCATCCTGGCACTCGTCCCGTACGCGGTCATCCAGCTCACCGGGGCCGCACAGGCGCTCGTCGGCGCGATGGGCTCGCCGCAGTACTTCACGTGGGGGGTCGTCGCGCTCATGGTGATGGTGACGTTCTACCTGTACGTCGGCGGGCTCCGGGCGGTGGCCTGGATCGACACGCTCCAGGGCGCCATCTTCATGAGCCTGCTCGTCATCACCGCGGGCGTCGTCGCCCTCTGGGCGGGTGGCATCGAGACCGGGTTCTCGCTCGCCCTCGAGAACAACGAGGACCTGTGGGTCTTCACCGAGTCGGAGTCCCCCGGCGCCTGGTACACCGGGGCGCTCATCTGGACGGTCGCGTGGGTGTTCATCCCCCACATGTGGCAGCGGATGCTGATGGCGAAGAGCCCGAAGGTCATCGCCAAGACGTCCATCCTCTCGGGGACCGCCGCGCTGTGGATAATCACGTTCTCCGCGGTCATCATCGGGGGGGTCAGTTCGGGCATGATCCCCGAACTCCCCGACGGCATCCCGTCGGACGGACTGATGACGTACGTGTACACGGAGATCTTCCCCGCCGGGGCGCTGTTCATCGTCGTGGCCGCGTTCGCCGCGGGGATGTCGACCATCAGCAGCCAGATCCTCACCTCCAGTTCCATCTTCGTCCGCGACGTCGTCAAACGGCCGTTCCGCCCCGAGATGGCCTCGACGCGGGAGGGGCAGATCGGCCGGTACTTCACCGTCGTGTTCTCCGCCATCGTGCTGGCGTTCGCGCTGAGTCCGGCCGCGGAGCAGGCCATCATCCCGCTCGCCACCGACGGGGTGGCGCTCGCGTTGCTCTACCTCCCCTGTGTCGTCGGGCTCTTCGTCTGGGAGGGCGCCTCGACCGCAGGGGCGAAGTGGTCGCTCCTGCTCGGTCTCGTCTTCATGCAGCTCTCCATCTGGACGCCGTTCGGCGCTATCTTCCCGTTCTTCGGCCCGCCGGTGTACGGACTTCTGTTCGCCACCCTCGTCTACTACGTCGTCTCGAAGGTGACGACGCCGGTTCCCATGGCCCACCAGAACGAGTACCGCGAGGTACTCATCAAGGGGATGCGCGTCCACGACCCGTCGGCGACCGACGCGGTCCCGGGCGACGACTGA